Proteins encoded within one genomic window of Phototrophicus methaneseepsis:
- a CDS encoding Mu-like prophage major head subunit gpT family protein: protein MVQHSGNFSELVDFDPVLTEIFFQKYAQIPQILLPTIYAQRESRKAKETDMRIGSFPDPQPWDGHVFYDDAERDSKIEYVHGHLTLGFKVDIEMREDMQYDGIFDRAANLGQSFARKIVKDESSPFNNAFSSSYPGYDSKALCATDHPRSETDATAVSNYLGAKALTSANLEDAIIQLESLGDDRGEETNAMANVLLVGRQQRKTALELTSSELTPESANNAINVHNDLQTLVHPMISGKKWFVMDREMARMVLKWYWRVRTSFGVDDDKSNTLMRSYFGRNRYSYGWSDFRFVVGSNPA from the coding sequence ATGGTTCAACATAGTGGCAATTTCTCTGAACTTGTCGATTTCGACCCCGTGCTGACTGAGATCTTCTTCCAGAAGTATGCTCAGATTCCGCAGATTCTTCTCCCAACGATTTACGCCCAGCGTGAAAGCCGCAAGGCGAAAGAAACCGATATGCGTATTGGGTCTTTCCCGGATCCACAGCCCTGGGATGGTCACGTGTTTTACGATGATGCTGAGCGTGATTCGAAGATCGAATACGTTCATGGGCATCTGACGCTTGGCTTCAAGGTGGACATCGAGATGCGCGAAGATATGCAATATGATGGTATCTTCGACCGCGCTGCGAACCTGGGCCAGAGCTTTGCTCGTAAGATCGTCAAGGATGAGTCGAGCCCGTTCAACAACGCTTTCAGCTCTTCTTATCCTGGGTATGACAGCAAAGCCCTGTGTGCTACAGATCATCCGCGTAGCGAGACAGATGCTACTGCTGTCAGTAATTACCTTGGGGCGAAGGCGCTGACCAGTGCGAACCTGGAAGATGCCATCATTCAGCTTGAGAGCCTGGGTGACGACCGCGGTGAGGAAACGAACGCGATGGCGAATGTCCTCCTGGTTGGCCGCCAGCAGCGGAAGACGGCGCTGGAACTGACCAGCAGCGAGCTGACGCCGGAAAGCGCTAACAATGCGATCAATGTACACAATGATCTGCAAACGTTGGTGCATCCTATGATCAGCGGCAAGAAGTGGTTTGTCATGGACCGCGAGATGGCGCGCATGGTGCTGAAATGGTACTGGCGCGTGCGCACATCTTTTGGTGTTGATGATGATAAATCCAACACGCTGATGCGGTCGTACTTCGGTCGCAATCGTTATAGCTACGGTTGGTCGGACTTCCGCTTCGTCGTCGGCTCAAATCCGGCTTAG